The nucleotide window TCAACTTCGCCGACAGCCTGCAAACGCAGCAACTGCTGGCGGAACTGGCCCCCGCCGAAGCCTCGGCTCAGGCCACCGACTCCACGGCCCCCCTTGCCGCCCAGGACGCCGGGACCCGGACAGCCCAGGCCGTGTTGACGGGAGAGGCAACCCCCACCCGTACCCCCGCCGCAGGCGCGCGGGCCTATGCCCGTTCCGCCTCGTTGGTGGACCGGCCTTCCATGATCCAGACCGCCGTGTAGGCGTGGGTATCGCACCAACTCTTGGTGTGTTGCGCATGTTTTGCAATTGACTTTTGTTATCATTGTGATAGCAACGGCCTCGTGGCACCGGAGCGTGCCGCGAGGCCGTCGTCATGATCGGCACGGGATGCGCTATACCCGAAAGCCCAGCAGGGCCGCGCATTGCCGGGCCTGCGCCCCGGCAGTCGCGCCGCTGGCCTGCAATCGCTCCCACATCCGGTTCTGCACGGTCCACCAGTCGAAGTCGGGTGCCACCTCGCGGGTGCGCGCCACGGTACCGCACAGTTCGTTCCAGTCCGGCGCGGGGGCGGCCAGCAGTTCCAGCAGGTGGTCCCGCAGCAGCAGGTGCAGCCCGTGCCGCTGGCGTGGGGATGGTTGCAGCGAGCGCAGCAGATCCAACCCCTGCCGCCACGCGGCGTCGTTGCGGGTGTCGTCACCGGAGAGGGTGGACGCAGGCGGCCCTGTGACCAACGCCAGCCCAAGCTGCGGGGCAAGGTCGGCCCACAGGTGGCTGGCGGGCATGTCGTGCTGGGCTTCTTCCCACGGGTCGACAAGGGCGAGTGCCTGGCTGGCCAGCGCGGCGCGCCGGGCGCCCTGGTTGCGTTCCTCGCCGCGCAGCAGGGACAGCAGCAGGGCCTGCCGGGCGTTCAGCGGCAGGTCTGCCACGGAAAGGGACGTTGCGGCGGCATGGGGTTCCGCCTCGGGGCGCACGGTGATGCGCGAGGCGCGGGCAGGCGTGGACGGCCCCGGCGGGGTCCAGGCGAAGCGCACGGTGCGGCCTTCCGCCTCCAGCGGCAGGCGCAGCGCGGCGGTGCCCGTAATGTTTCCCGTGCCGAGGGGGCCGGTTTCCGGGCTGCCAGATATGTCAGGCCCGGCAGGTGTGTCAGGCCGGGCAGGCGTGTCAGGCGCATCCTGTGCGCCATGTGCATCCTGTGCATCGAGGATCACGTCCACCTCGGCGCCCGGCCAGGCATGGGTGGCCGTGGTGCCCGGCGCGGGCAGTCCCTGTTCCGCGCGCAGGCGCCACAGGGCCTGAAGCACCAGGCTGGCGTCCGTGCCGCGTCGGGGCAGTACGGTGCGGGACAGGATGTCCGCCCCGGTGCCTTCCTCCGGTTTGTTGGAAAGGGCGTGGGTCAGGTGTTCCGCCAGACGCGGCAACAGGTCCGGACCGCCGGTGGCGGTGCACAGGTCCAGGGCGCGCAGGGCGTAGGTCATGGCGTTCACCGGCTCGATGCGCGAAATTTCGTCGAAGAACCAGGCGCAACTGGCAAAGGACGCCAGCCCCGCCTCCTGCATGGCCAGCAGCTTCCACGCCGCGTCGGCCTGCCGCCCGGTGATGCCGGGGACCAAGTGCGCGGCGGCAAAGGATTCTCGCGCGGCGGTGTCCCCGGGCTGCGTCAGCACCTGCCCGTAGGCCAGCAGTGCGGCCTTGGGGTTGCGGAACAGCGCGGATCCGGCGGCGGTGAAATGGGCGTCCAGCCCCTGTTTCACCGCGTCCAGCCCCTGACGCAGGGGGCCGCGCCAGCGCTGGTTCCAGCCGGGGTGGCCGCCGTCTGTGCAGCCGCAGTCGGACCGCCAGCGTTCCACGCCATGGGCGCAGCTCCACGACGAAGGCTCGTGCAGCAGCACCCGCATGCGCGGCGGGTTGCGATGGCGGAACGCGGCAAAATTGGTCAGCGCCACGCCGTCGCGCCCGGCGTAGCCCTGGGCCAGCACGTGGGCCAGGGCCATTTCGCCGAAGGTGAAGTGGTGGCCGTAGGTTTCGCCATCGGTGCATACGGTCAGCAGCCGGTCCCCGTTTCCGCCGTCCCCCCGTTCCTCGCCGGGGGGCACGGGCAGGGCGCGGGCCGCGTCGGCCAGCCTGCGCCAGAAGATTTCGCCGTCGCGCAAAAGTTGCTCGAACGCCACGGCTCGCGAGATGGGGCCGTCGTAGAAGAAGATGTCGATGCTCCGACCGGAGGGCAGTTCCGCCCGGTAGGGCAGGCCGATGTCCAGCGAGCCTTCGTGCACCGGCTGCCACGCGGCATTGGCCTGGTCGATGCCGTCCAGCGCGGCCACGGCACGGGCCTGGCGCGGGGCCAGCACGGTGAAGGCGATGCCCGCCTCCGCCAGGGTTTCCAGCGTGGGGGTATCCACGGCGGCCTCGGGCAGCCACATGCCTTCGGGCGTACGTCCGAAACGCGCCGTGAAGTCGGCCACGGCCCATGCGGTTTCCACCTCGCGGTCGAGCGGGGTGGCCAGGGGCATGATGACGTGATGGTACACCTGGGCCATGGCGTTGCCGTGCCCCCAGCGCGCCGCGCTTGTCCGGTCGCCTTCCACCATGCGGCGCAGGGTGTCCGGCGCGTGGCGGTCCATCCAGCGCAGCAGGGTGGGCCCGGCGTTGAAGCTGGTCCATTCGTAGCAGTTCAGGATGTCGCCGATGCGCCCTTCGCGGTCCAGGCGGCGCGCCCAACCCAACGGGGCATAACTTTCGTGCAGGATGCGGGTGTTCCAGTCGGTGGCGGGGGCTGCGCTGCCTTCGGGCAAAATATCATCCAGCCACGGATCTTCGCGGGGCGGCTGATAGAAGTGGCCATGGATGCACAGGCTGCGGGGCATGGGAACCTCCTGGTTTCCGGCAGGATACACCGCCCCGCCGAACGGGGAAAGGTGCCCCACCCGACTATGGGGGCACAAGCAGGGTTTACGGGGGAGCAATGCAAGGCTATCATCATGCCGTAGACAACCGGGGGTTCGCCGTGAACGTCGATACGGAAATGGTGAAAGATTTTCCCGTGCTGGGCGAAAAGCCCAGACGCGGGGTCTTTTCCACGACGGCCGATATGAAAATCGGTTTCGGCGGAACGCGACGTACCGTGCAGCAGAACGTGATGATTTACGTGAACCAGCGCGAGGATGGCCGCTACGATGCCCAGGTGCTGAACGACAATCACGTGCCCACTGGCGAGACCACCATCGTCACCTACGAGGACCTCGTCCTCGACTACATTCCCGAACCCGCCATTTACCACGAGAAGGTGTATCCGGCCATGCGCGAGTTGGCCGGGCACATCGCGCGCGGCGAGCGCCACCGCGAACGCGGCGAGACCTGGAGCGCCGAATTCGAGTTCCAGAACGCCCTGGCCATCGACGAGCAGAACGTGCGCGCCACCTTCGGGCTGGGGCTCACCTACCTTGCCCGCGAAGACCTGGACAAGGCGCGCGAGGTGTTCCAGCGGCTCATTGCCCTGCCCGGCGCCTTCGACCCGCGTCACAAGCACATGTTCAACGATTTCGGCATCAAGCTGCGCAAAAGCCGCATGTTCGGAGAGGCGTTGCGCTTCTACGCCCGCGCCGCGCAACTGGCGCCCAAGGACGACCACCTGCTGTACAACATCGCCCGGACCCTGTTCGAGTCCGGCGATTACGAGAAGGCCAACGGCTTTCTGTGCCGCGCCCTGGCCCTGAACCCCCGGCTGGAGGAAGGGCAGCAGTTGCGCGCGGTCATCGCGGTGCGCAAGGGGCACGATGTGGGGCACCCCATGGACATGCCGCAGGAACTTCTGCTGAACGATCCGTGCGATGTGCCGGAATCGTTGGCGGACACCGTGGAAAGCTATTAGCTGCAAGGGCCTTGAAGCCTGTGGAAATATCACGGGGCGGCGTTCTTCCGAACGCCGCCCCGTTTTCATTCAGGCAAAAGCCCTGCGGCAGCAGGGTACGCCGTTAGTACGGGATGCCCAGATTCACCGCGGCATGCACGGTAGCCCCGAAGAACACGGCCCGGCCCGCCAGTTCGCCCAGCAGCACCAGCGGCCCCATCCAGCGGGGGATGCGCGGGCTGCGGATCATCACCACCAGCGGCACCACGATGCCCAGTACCAGCCGCGCCCAGTACAGGGGCGATGCCAGCCACGCGCGCGCGGTCATCTGCATGACCGTGCCGCCCGATGCCCACACGCAGGGCACGATGACGTACACCGCCAGCGCCGCCGCCAGACTGCCCAGCAGCACGGCGCGCAGCATGGGCTGGCTGCCTTCGCCCGCGAACCAGCTGCCGAAGGAGGCCCCCAGCAGCAGCGCCGACAGCAGGAAGAACCCCAGCGGCGCGGCGTTGTGCAGGGCGGGCATGGCGGGCGGCGCATAGGTCATGCCCGAGGTGTACAGGGCGGCCAGGCCCACCAGCGCGGCGGCCCCGCGCAGGCCCGCGCCCGCCTTGCCGGTGACGGCGGCCACGGCAAGCAGCACGGCGAACGCGCCAAAGGCCAGAATCTCGCGGCTCAGCCAGGCCCTTTCCAGATGAGCCAGGGTGCGCACCGCCCCTTCCGGATGGCCCAGATGGAACAGCGAGGCCAGCAGGGCCACGCCCATGACGATGGTGGCTGTCAGCCATTCCGCGCGGCTTCCGGGGGCGCCGCCGCCCGTGCCCGTCGTGGTCGGCGTGGTCGCGCAGGCCCCGCCCGCGCAGCCGCACGAGCGAACGGCCAGCAGCAGGGCCATGCCCACGGCGGCTTGCGACAGCACGGTGAACAGCACGAGGGGAAGTTCTATGTTCTGCATGGCTACCTCCTCACCACGCGGGGTGTTCTGGGCATGATGAAGCGGGTGGACGGGTTGACCTGCGGCATTTCCGGGTACCCTGCCGGGTACTGCACGGCGTTGGCGGCGTCCGCCGTGGACAGGGCGGCAATGTCCACCAGCCGCAGCGCCCGCACCGGGCAGCTTTGCACGCAGGCGGGCTGTTCACCGGCGTCCAGCCGTTCGTGGCACAGGCTGCACTTTTCCGCCTTCTTCAGCACCGGATTGTAGCGCGGCGCGCCGTACGGACAGGAACGGATGCAGTTGCCACAGCCGATGCAGCGGTCCTGATGATGCACCACCACGCCGTCCTCGCGCTTTTCGTACGCCTTCACCGGGCAGGCGTTGAGACAGGCGGGGTTTTCACAGTGGTTGCATGCCAGCGAAAAGAAGGCCCGCTCGCGGTGGGGGTAGATGGCCTCGTC belongs to Nitratidesulfovibrio sp. and includes:
- a CDS encoding DUF3536 domain-containing protein, which gives rise to MPRSLCIHGHFYQPPREDPWLDDILPEGSAAPATDWNTRILHESYAPLGWARRLDREGRIGDILNCYEWTSFNAGPTLLRWMDRHAPDTLRRMVEGDRTSAARWGHGNAMAQVYHHVIMPLATPLDREVETAWAVADFTARFGRTPEGMWLPEAAVDTPTLETLAEAGIAFTVLAPRQARAVAALDGIDQANAAWQPVHEGSLDIGLPYRAELPSGRSIDIFFYDGPISRAVAFEQLLRDGEIFWRRLADAARALPVPPGEERGDGGNGDRLLTVCTDGETYGHHFTFGEMALAHVLAQGYAGRDGVALTNFAAFRHRNPPRMRVLLHEPSSWSCAHGVERWRSDCGCTDGGHPGWNQRWRGPLRQGLDAVKQGLDAHFTAAGSALFRNPKAALLAYGQVLTQPGDTAARESFAAAHLVPGITGRQADAAWKLLAMQEAGLASFASCAWFFDEISRIEPVNAMTYALRALDLCTATGGPDLLPRLAEHLTHALSNKPEEGTGADILSRTVLPRRGTDASLVLQALWRLRAEQGLPAPGTTATHAWPGAEVDVILDAQDAHGAQDAPDTPARPDTPAGPDISGSPETGPLGTGNITGTAALRLPLEAEGRTVRFAWTPPGPSTPARASRITVRPEAEPHAAATSLSVADLPLNARQALLLSLLRGEERNQGARRAALASQALALVDPWEEAQHDMPASHLWADLAPQLGLALVTGPPASTLSGDDTRNDAAWRQGLDLLRSLQPSPRQRHGLHLLLRDHLLELLAAPAPDWNELCGTVARTREVAPDFDWWTVQNRMWERLQASGATAGAQARQCAALLGFRV
- a CDS encoding tetratricopeptide repeat protein; translation: MNVDTEMVKDFPVLGEKPRRGVFSTTADMKIGFGGTRRTVQQNVMIYVNQREDGRYDAQVLNDNHVPTGETTIVTYEDLVLDYIPEPAIYHEKVYPAMRELAGHIARGERHRERGETWSAEFEFQNALAIDEQNVRATFGLGLTYLAREDLDKAREVFQRLIALPGAFDPRHKHMFNDFGIKLRKSRMFGEALRFYARAAQLAPKDDHLLYNIARTLFESGDYEKANGFLCRALALNPRLEEGQQLRAVIAVRKGHDVGHPMDMPQELLLNDPCDVPESLADTVESY
- a CDS encoding DmsC/YnfH family molybdoenzyme membrane anchor subunit; its protein translation is MQNIELPLVLFTVLSQAAVGMALLLAVRSCGCAGGACATTPTTTGTGGGAPGSRAEWLTATIVMGVALLASLFHLGHPEGAVRTLAHLERAWLSREILAFGAFAVLLAVAAVTGKAGAGLRGAAALVGLAALYTSGMTYAPPAMPALHNAAPLGFFLLSALLLGASFGSWFAGEGSQPMLRAVLLGSLAAALAVYVIVPCVWASGGTVMQMTARAWLASPLYWARLVLGIVVPLVVMIRSPRIPRWMGPLVLLGELAGRAVFFGATVHAAVNLGIPY
- a CDS encoding 4Fe-4S dicluster domain-containing protein, producing MTTQKTSRPGQRAFLVDVERCIGCFTCAMACKNYYQQETGVVWRQLYPLDEAIYPHRERAFFSLACNHCENPACLNACPVKAYEKREDGVVVHHQDRCIGCGNCIRSCPYGAPRYNPVLKKAEKCSLCHERLDAGEQPACVQSCPVRALRLVDIAALSTADAANAVQYPAGYPEMPQVNPSTRFIMPRTPRVVRR